Part of the Tidjanibacter massiliensis genome is shown below.
AAGTCCCGCCGTGGCGCTCTCCACCCGCCGCGTCAGCTCCTCATCGTTGTAAACGCACGGATAGCCGTGGTTGATATCCACCTCGGTGGAGACGCCGAACCGGGCATCCACCTCTGCAGCGGCCTCGTGTACCATCTCTTTGACACGGCGGCGCCACGTCTCGTCGAATGTCCGCATCGTTCCCTCCATAAAGGTGCGGTCGGGCACGACGTTTGTCGCCCCGTCGGCCGTCACCCGACCGATGGAAACGATGGTGGGAAGCTCCGGCGAAGGATTCGCGGCAGGTATATCGTAGAGCAGCCGGATGAGTTCGGCCGCCGCCCGCACCGGGTCCTTTATCCGCTCCCGGAGAGCGGCATGTCCACCGACACCATTCACGCGAAAACGGAGTTCGTCGCTCGAGGCCATGTATTTTCCCCGCCGGAAACCGAACGTTCCCGTCTTGAGCATGGGTTCCACGTGCTGTCCGACGAACGCCGCGACGCGGTATCCGTCGAACGGACGTTCCCGCATCACCAGCGAAGCCCCGCCGGGGTTCAGCTCCTCGCCCGGCTGGAAAAGTCCGAACACCGTTCCGCAGAAGAGGTCGCGGTGACGGTTGAGGATTTTCAACGCCCCGAGCAGGATGGCCGTATGCATGTCATGGCCGCAGGCGTGCATCACCCCCTTATGGACAGAAGCGA
Proteins encoded:
- a CDS encoding M20 metallopeptidase family protein, with translation MDNREKQTVINEALGEFLHVMMWRRSLHQHPELSFEEHRTAKVVAEALQHEGIEYRSVAGTGVLARIEGTKACVGRERDALVLRADMDALPIAEATGLEFASVHKGVMHACGHDMHTAILLGALKILNRHRDLFCGTVFGLFQPGEELNPGGASLVMRERPFDGYRVAAFVGQHVEPMLKTGTFGFRRGKYMASSDELRFRVNGVGGHAALRERIKDPVRAAAELIRLLYDIPAANPSPELPTIVSIGRVTADGATNVVPDRTFMEGTMRTFDETWRRRVKEMVHEAAAEVDARFGVSTEVDINHGYPCVYNDEELTRRVESATAGLFGEDAVISLGLRPTAEDFGYYTLEYPSVYYRLGVGGDGAYFDSRSAGRIHTGTFRPDEKALGYGVVQFINIVFTVLG